The sequence AGTCTTTAATTGCTTCTTCATATCTGCCTAATTTTCGATAGGCAAAACCTCGATTTGTTCGTGCTAAATCCATTCCTGGTTTTAAAGAAATTGCTCTTGTAAAATCAAGAATACATACTTCATATTTTAAATCCATTTCACGAACATAACCTCTTTTAAAGTATAATTCTGCATTATCGGGATATAGATTGATTAGAGTGGTGAACTTTTCTTCGGCTTCTTCCCATTGTTCATTTTTGACTAACGCTACAGCCTCATCGAAAATATCATTTGGATCTGTTTGTTTTTGCGCAACGCAAGTGATTGTTATTAAAGAAATTGTGAGGAGTAAGAGGTTTTTCATTTTTTTGATTTTTCTTAGCTTATCAATATTTTAAAATAAACTGATTGTGTCTCAATAAGTTTGTGGAAACGAGCAAGACGCTCACACTAGCGAGGCAATTAAATTATTCTCAAACGCAAATATAACTTTCTTTAATTTGAAGGTGATAACAAAGGTTTCATTTTAAAAAACCAAAAAAGCATCCAAGATAAAAACCAAGATGCTTTTTTAAATGACTAATGAACAATTATTAAATATTCATTAAACATTATTCATTCGAGTACGCATCCGTATGCACATTCTTCACAGCCCGTCCACTAGGATCATTCATATTCTTAAAACTCTCATCCCAATCTAAAGCTACTTGACTACTGCAAGCTACGCTTGGCACACTTGGCACTGTTAAAGCCGCTGCATCACTTGGGAAATGGTCTTCAAAAATAGTTCTATAATAAAACTCTTCTTTGCTGGTAGGGGTTTGTATTGGAAAACGGTATTTTGCGTTCGCAATTTGGTCGTCCGTTACTTTTTTGTTTACCATTTCTTTTAAGGAATCAATCCAGCTGTAGCCCACGCCATCGCTAAATTGTTCTTTTTGTCGCCACGCTACTTCTGCTGGCAGCATATCTCCAAAAGCTTCGCGAAGCACCCATTTTTCCATTGCTTGTTTGTCTTGTGGCGCTTTTTGTCCGGCTAGAATCATTTTATCTTTTGGGTTAAGACGCATGGCTACATCCATAAATTCTTTATCTAAGAAAGGAACACGGCCTTCAATCCCCCAAGAAGCTAAGGACTTGTTGGCGCGAAGACAATCGTACATATGTAGTTTGTCTAATTTACGTACGTTTTCTTCGTGAAAATCTTTTGCTGAAGGTGCTTTATGGAAATATAAATAACCGCCAAAAATTTCGTCGGCTCCTTCGCCTGAAAGCACCATTTTTATACCCATTGCCTTAATGGCACGCGCCAATAAAAACATTGGGGTAGAAGCGCGAATGGTAGTAATATCATAAGTTTCAACGTGATAAATAACATCCTGTAGCGCATCCAATCCTTCTTGAACTGTAAAATTAACTTCGTGGTGCACCGTTCCCAAATGATCTGCAACTTTTCGAGCTGCCGCCAAATCTGGCGAGCCGTCCAAACCTACAGCAAACGAATGTAATCGTGGATACCAAGCGCCTTCGGTATCACCAGATTCTACACGTTTATCCACATATTTTTTGGCTAGGGCAGAGGTGATGGAAGAATCCAATCCACCTGAAAGTAGTACGCCATAAGGTACATCGCTCATTAATTGTCTTTTTACCGCGGCGTCTAATGCTTCGCGTAAATCTTCAATGCTGGTTTCATTTTCTTTAACGGCATCAAATTCCATCCAGTCGCGGGTCCACCATATTTTTAGTTTGCCGTCGCTGCTGTGTAAATAATGTCCAGGAGGAAAAAGTTCAATTTTGGTACAGTATCCTTCCAAAGCCTTTAATTCGCTGGCAACATAAAACGTTCCGTCTTTATCCCAACCCATATAAAGTGGAATAATCCCCATATGGTCGCGGGCGATTAGGTATTCGTTTTTTTCGGCGTCGTATAATGCAAATCCGAAGATTCCGTTAAGCTCGTCCAAAAACGAGGCTCCTTTTTCTTTGTAAAGAGCTAAAATAACTTCGCAATCGCTTTTTGTTTGAAAGTTATATTTCCCTTCAAATTGCTTCCGAAGTTCCATATGATTGTAGATTTCGCCATTGGCAGCCAAAACCAGCTTTTTATCTTCAGAAAACAAAGGTTGTTTCCCAGAAGTAGGATCAACAATTGCGAGACGTTCGTGCGCCATAATAGCCTTCTTATTGCTGAAGATACCACTCCAATCTGGGCCGCGGTGTCTTAGGCATTTTGCCATGGTTAATAATTGTGGCCTTAGTTCTTCTGAGGGCCTTTTAAGATCGAATGCACATACAATTCCACACATAGTTTTGGTTATTTGGGTAGGGGTGACTCGCGAGTCACCCGTACAGCGTTAATTTTTATGTCAATTATTCTTGCTAAGGGGATAAATAAAAAAGCCCGTCAGGCAAAAAACCTGACGGGCGTTATATCGCGACAAGTTTCTGTTACGGCAGCTGGTTATTATTATTATTTAAACCGATGAAAGACATAAACTTGTTTTTTTCTTATTTGAATTGCTAATGTAGTATAAATATCATTTTAAATCCAAATATTCTTTGTGTTTTATTCAAAATTAGGGGGAAATGCCCCTTTGAACCTAACAGAATTATTTCGAGGTATGAAGCAATCTAAGCTGTTAAGTTTAAGCTTTATCTAAACTTTTATAGTCACTTGAATTTCTAAAAATTTTAAAGTGCTTCTGTAATAAATTAGCATCATGACTGTTCTTTTCAGATTTATACCTTTCCACCAAAACTCTACCTATCTTTGCCGAAAATAATTTTATGCCCAATACCTTTTCCGCTTTAGGAATCAATTCTCAGTTACAACAAAGTTTAGCCGAACTAAACATTACTGTACCCACAGACATTCAACAAAAAACAATTCCGATCATCCTTACGCAAACCAAGGATGTTGTGGCTTTGGCAAAAACAGGAAGCGGAAAAACGGCTGCTTTTGGATTGCCACTGGTACAACTTATAGATCCAAAGAACACCAATATAAAGGCGATTATCTTGGCGCCAACGCGGGAATTGGGACAACAAATACACGTAAATCTAGTTTCTTTTACTTCCAATAGCCCTGAAATTTGTATCGCTTCACTTTGCGGCGGGATTCCTATAAAACCGCAGATAGAACGTTTAAAAAACACCACTCATATTGTAGTGGCAACTCCAGGGCGTTTGGTGGATTTAATAAATCGCAACGCCATAGACCTTAAAAATGTTGCCTATTTAATTCTAGACGAAGCAGATGAAATGGTAACCGCTCTTAAAACCGATTTAGACAGTATTATTGCTGAAATTCCAAAAGGAAGAAGAACACTTTTATTTACGGCTACTATGCCAGGAACCATAAAACAATTGGTTCAAAACTATATGAGCAAGCACGTGCTGCACATAGAAGCCGATATGGAAACGATGGGTCATCAAGGCATAGATCATCAATTTATGGTGGTTGAACCTATTGAAAAGTTGGAGGTATTGCTTCACTTTTTAAGTTCTAAGGAAGGAGAACGGGGAATTATTTTCTGTAAAACAAAAGCTGCCGTTAATAAATTAGCAAAGAATCTGGCTATAAATAAATTTTCTTCTGGTGCCATTCACGGAAGTCTTACGCAGCCCATTCGCGACCGAGTGATGGGACAGTTTAGAGATGGACATATTGATATATTAGTCGCCACAGACCTTGCGGCGCGTGGTTTGGACGTAAAAGAGATCAGTTATGTAATTAATTATCACTTGCCAGACACTTATGAAACCTATGTTCACCGAAGCGGTAGAACGGCTAGGGCAGGAGCGGCTGGGCTTTCGGTAACTATACTTCAACAAGAAGAAGTTTTTGAAATTCCTGAGTTTGAAGAAGAATTGGGAATCGTTTTTACTGAAACGAAAAAACCATCTGCTCAAAGTACAGAGGAAAACAATACTTTATTGTGGGCGAAGAAAATCTTTAAAACCAAGCCCAATCGTACCATTTCAGAAGAATTTAAGGACAAGATAAGTACGGTATTCCATCATTTAACCAAAGAAGAGTTGGTAGACAAAATACTCGCACATCAATTGGCACAAACTGCTGTTGCTGCGCCAAAAGCTGAAACAGAGTCAAAACCAACTAAGAAAAAGAAGAAAAAATAATGGCAAACGAAATAAAAGGACAACAGGATATTTTGTCGAAACTTAATATTTCCGCATTAAACCCAATGCAAGTTGAAGCCATTGCTGTGATTGAAAAGACAGCGAATACTATTCTACTTTCACCAACGGGAACAGGTAAGACTTTGGCTTTTCTATTACCTATTCTTAAAAATTTAGATGCTGAAAATCCAGAAGTACAAGCTTTGATAGTAGTTCCCACAAGGGAGCTCGCCATTCAGATTGAACAAGTGGTTCGCGATATGGGTTCTGGTTTTAAAGTGAACGCCGTATATGGGGGAAGAGCCAAAAGCAAGGATAAAATAGAACTGAAGCACACACCGGCTATTTTGATAGGAACGCCAGGAAGGATTTTAGATCATTTTGATGATGATCGATTTTCAAAAACGAGCATCCACACTTTAGTTTTAGATGAATATGACAAGTCTTTAGAGATAGGTTTTGAAGGTGAAATGAGTGAAATATTTAATGCATTGCCTACTGTAAGTAAGCGTATATTAACATCTGCCACACAAGGAGTTGAGATTCCTAGGTTTGTAAAATTGGACAAGCCGAAAGTTCTGGATTATTTATCAGATACTATAGATCCAAAACTCGCTATCAAAACGATAATTTCTCCTGATAAAAATAAGCTTTCAACTTTACTGAAACTTCTTCAATATCTAGGAAACCAGCCTGGAATTATCTTTTGTAACTTTAGAGATAGTATTGAAATGGTGAGCGATTTCTTATATGATAAAAATATGAGTCATACTTGTTTTTCAGGCGGAATGGAGCAGAAAGACAGGGAACGAGCACTTATAAAGTTCAGAAATGGAACTAGCCAGATATTGGTTTCCACAGATCTTGCGGCTAGGGGAATAGATATTCCTGAATTAAAGTTCATTATTCATTATGAACTGCCACATACTTCTGTAGAGTTTACCCACAGAAATGGAAGAACGGCGCGGGTTAACGAAAAAGGAACTGCTTATGTGCTGAAATGGCAAAATCAACTTTTACCAGAGTTTATTGAAAAAACAGAGCCTTTTGAAGTTCCAAAAGCTGCAACCCAAGTTGGAGAATTATGGGAAACACTGTTTATTTCAGGTGGAAGAAAAGATAAAATCTCCAAAGGTGATATTGCAGGACTGTTTATAAAGCAAGGAAATATTACGAATGAACAATTGGGCGCCATTGAATTGAAACAAGATTGCGCGTTTGTTGCTGTGCCGTTAGCGCTTGCAGATCAATTGGTGAGCAAGCTCAACAACAGTCGTCTTAAAAAGAAGAAGGTGCGGATTTATATTCTTTAATGTAGGTTATTTTTCAATAATAAAACGTACTTTCGCGACCGCAAAAATAGCACCCGTATGAAACGCATTACTGAATACAAAAAACTTTTTGGAGTTGAAAAAGAAATAGAATTAAAAGCCTTAAAAACCAGTTACCGCAATTTGGTAAAGGAATGGCATCCAGACAAGTTTCAGGATGGAGATGCGTTACAAGAGGAAGCCGAAGTGAACAGCCGAAGAATTATTGACGGCTACCATTTTCTAGTAAGCATTGCGCCAGAAACCAAAGCTGCAAACCTAGAAGAATACACAGAAACCATAACAAACTCTGGTATTGCCGATTTTCAACATAAAGGAATGCTTTTGGAAATCACCTATTTAGATGGCTTTACTTACGAGTACTTTGGAGTTACAAGGCAAATATATATTAAAATGGTAAATAGCGATAAACTAAACCGTTTTGCAAAACGCAGCATCTATCCAAACTATCTTTACAGAAAATCTAAGCGCACATTAGAATACGCTGAATAGAGTATTTTTCTTTCTTAACATCATGTAAACTGGGCATTTTTATAGTTATTCTATAAATTGCTCAGTTTTTTTATTGATCAAATCTTCTTTAGAATAGATTATCAACAACGGCTTTCTTTTTTCTTCACTGGCTAACTCTGAACTCATCTTGACTTTTTATTTTACCTACGAATTTTACATAGTGCATCCTAATTTTGTCTTTTTTGACTTCTGTAGCTATGGCTATGCAACTAAAAAAAGCCTTCATTAGGGCACAAAAGCCGAAATTCTCGGTTCCAAACAAAAAGTCAAGATGAGTTCACTTATATTTACTTTTCAAAAAAGTAAACTATGAATCCTACTATTCCCAAACCTGCTTTCGATTTCCTTTTAAAACTTAAGAAGAACAACAACCGAGAGTGGATGCAGGAGCATAAAAAAGAGTATTTGGCAAATGAAAAGGCTTTAAAAGAGTTTTACGCAGCTGTTGAAAAAGACTTGAATGTAACCGACGAAATAGCTAAAACCAAAATATTTAGAATAAACCGAGACATTCGTTTCAGCAATGACAAAACGCCGTATAATGTTCATAGAAGCTCTAGTTTCAGTAGAGCAGGAGCGAACCGACGGGGCGGTTACTACTTGCGTTTGGAATCTGGAAACAGCTATATGGCTGGAGGTTTTTTTGATCCAAACCCAGTAGATTTGCTTCGTATTCGTAAGGAGTTTGAAATGGACAGCTCTGAAATTCGTGAGATATTAGCTCAGAAAGATTTCAAAAAAGCCTTCGGGAATTTTAATCAAGAGCGCTCATTAAAAACGGCTCCTAAAGGTTTCAGCAAAGAGGCAGAAAACATAGACTTAATCAGACTGAAAAGCTATTTTGTGAATCATCATTTTACGGACAAGGAAGTCTTCGCTAATGATTTTAAGGACAACTTGATTCATCATTATAAACTGCTTCGTCCATTCTATAACTATATGAGTGATGTTTTGACCACAGATTTGAATGGTGTATTCCTTCTAGAATAGGTGCTTCAAAAATATTGAAAAAAAAAGAGCTTTCCGTTTGGAAAGCTCTTTTGGTTTATTGTTTATGCTATAAACTTTCTATTGCAACTTGAAAGTTACTCTACGTACCAACTGTCTTGCTGGAGAAGAAGATTTGTCTACGCTAGTGTCTTCGCCACCACCTTTAAACGTTAATCTGCTTTCAGATACACCTGAAGCTACTAAAATATCATACACTTGTTTTGCTCTTTTTTCAGAAAGCGTTTGGTTGTATGCAGGATTTCCAAGTTCGTCAGCATAACCAATTAAGTCAGCTTTGGCAGAAGGATTCTGATTCATATACTTTATTAAGTAATTGATAGCTTCCAATGAATACGTTTCCGGCTTAACGCTATTAAACTGAAAATAAACATTTACATAGCCCTCATTCAATAATTCTTTAACTAAAGTTCCTCCACCTTCAACATTAATATTGTCACCAACTTTCATATAACGTTTGTCAAGAGATGATTCAATTTCATCAGGAATACCATTTTTGTTTGTGTCAACAGCAATACCTTTAGTATTTACAGCTACACCAGACATAGTATTTGGTTCTCTGTCTAGATAGTCAGGAACTCCGTCTTGATCAGTATCAATAAGATCAGTTTCGATTTTTGAAACGCGTTCTTCAAGTTCAGACACATCATCATTGTTTTTCTTAGAATACCAATCAGCGTGTTTTTCAGCACCTCCTAAATAAATGCTAATACCAATAGATCCATTTACCATAAATCCATCAACACCTCTTTGAGGATTGTATTGTGTTCCATCCCAAGATTTACTTTGTCTAACATGCCCAATAGCTGAAACGTCTGCAAAAAGAGCTACACTATTAGTTAATTTCACTTGTGGTGTAATACCTCCCATAATATGAACCATATCATCATTATCGGTCAAAGCATTGGGAGAATCAAACTTCATATAAGAATATCCTGCACCACCATGAACTAATAACCCAAGGCTATTCGTCCAATCGCTAAAATCAAGTATGCTTGTTAAGTTTAAAACACCTTCAAGACTACCCCTGTAGTAACTTGTTTTAAAATCAAGACTTGCGTCGTCGCTTTCAATATTATTGTAGCCCAATCCAAGACGAACACCAAATTTTTCATTGAACATGTAACGAACACCTAGTGCTCCTTGTCCAAAACTTGGAGTGTTTACGTAATAACCAGGAGCAAATACTCTTGTAGGTTTATGAACACCTCCAGAAAGTTCAATAGACCAATGGTCATATTCAGTACTGTTATCAGTTTCTGGGGAAGTAGTTGTCTCCTGAGCTAAGAGTATTCCACCGGCAAGCATAAAAATTGAAAATATTAATTTCGTCATAGTTTATTTGTTTTTAATCGATAAAATCGGCTGCAAATATCACCAGACTAATGTTACTGTACAAACTTATAATGTAATTAACAAAACTTTTATAAAGCGTAATTTTTAATGGGTTGCTAACGAGCAACTAACAAATTAGCATTTTCAAAATATAATAAATTATCCTTAATTCTTTCCTTCACAATGTCCATCATTCGCTTGTTTAAGGCCGAAGAATTCTTAATATAGAGCTCAAATTCGTCCAAAGTAAACTGCCCAATGATAATTCCTTTTAATGAATTTCGAAATTTCATATCCTTGTGCACGGCGTTTTCAATATAATCCAATTTCTTTTCGGTATTTAAGTCGTAAAACACATCTTTATGTTTCGAAATATAGTTTTTGAAAACTGCTAACAATAAATTATGCTGAAGCTTCACCACAGGACGCAATGTTTTGTTTTGAAAGTATTCATCTGAAGACATACTGTCGGTGATTTTTGCGGAAGGTATTTCAGGTCTCAATCTAAGCAATACATTATCTCGAATATCCATAATTTCGTTTTTTTTAAAATTATATAATAATTGAAGGTTTATTTAAACCCTTGCAATTAGTTATAAACGTTCTTTTCAACAATGAGAAAGAATGTTGTTATCTTTGGAAAAACTCTTTGCTCTGTGTGGCTTTGTGGGTATTAAAACTACAGAGACACTGAGGGTACAGCGAAAAATAAAGCTATCCTATGAAAATATTTTCTTCAGAACAACTTTACGAAGCAGACAAAATAACCACTGAAAAACAGCAAATCACTTCGGAAGAATTGATGGAACGTGCCGGAACCCAAATATTCCAGTGGCTTCACCAACGCTTGCAAGGCGCTCCAGTGCCCATTCATATTTTTTGCGGTATTGGCGATAATGGCGGTGATGGTTTGGTGGTTGGAAGACTGCTAATTGAGCAAGGCTACAATGTGATTGTTTATGTGGTAAATTGTAGCGATAAGCGTTCTGAAAATTTTCTACACAATTATGATAAGATTAAAAACGTAACCAAGAAGTGGCCAATCTTAATGACGAGTGAAGACGATTTTCCTGAAATAAACCCAGAAGAAATTATAGTAGATGCTATTTTCGGAATTGGTCTAAACCGCTGCCCAGATGGTTGGGTGAAAGAATTAATACAATATATTAATAAACGTAAAGCCTTTAAATTAGCGATTGATATTCCCAGCGGTTTGTATTCAAATTCCCCT comes from Aequorivita sublithincola DSM 14238 and encodes:
- a CDS encoding tetratricopeptide repeat protein gives rise to the protein MKNLLLLTISLITITCVAQKQTDPNDIFDEAVALVKNEQWEEAEEKFTTLINLYPDNAELYFKRGYVREMDLKYEVCILDFTRAISLKPGMDLARTNRGFAYRKLGRYEEAIKDFTAEMVINPNPYSYEHRSQVYFLLKDYDNAIADANTAIELKPDGALNYKTRALIYKAKDLKEEACADRDKALSLNILDKYPQYENDLTELNNYCKD
- the asnB gene encoding asparagine synthase B, which produces MCGIVCAFDLKRPSEELRPQLLTMAKCLRHRGPDWSGIFSNKKAIMAHERLAIVDPTSGKQPLFSEDKKLVLAANGEIYNHMELRKQFEGKYNFQTKSDCEVILALYKEKGASFLDELNGIFGFALYDAEKNEYLIARDHMGIIPLYMGWDKDGTFYVASELKALEGYCTKIELFPPGHYLHSSDGKLKIWWTRDWMEFDAVKENETSIEDLREALDAAVKRQLMSDVPYGVLLSGGLDSSITSALAKKYVDKRVESGDTEGAWYPRLHSFAVGLDGSPDLAAARKVADHLGTVHHEVNFTVQEGLDALQDVIYHVETYDITTIRASTPMFLLARAIKAMGIKMVLSGEGADEIFGGYLYFHKAPSAKDFHEENVRKLDKLHMYDCLRANKSLASWGIEGRVPFLDKEFMDVAMRLNPKDKMILAGQKAPQDKQAMEKWVLREAFGDMLPAEVAWRQKEQFSDGVGYSWIDSLKEMVNKKVTDDQIANAKYRFPIQTPTSKEEFYYRTIFEDHFPSDAAALTVPSVPSVACSSQVALDWDESFKNMNDPSGRAVKNVHTDAYSNE
- a CDS encoding DEAD/DEAH box helicase, translating into MPNTFSALGINSQLQQSLAELNITVPTDIQQKTIPIILTQTKDVVALAKTGSGKTAAFGLPLVQLIDPKNTNIKAIILAPTRELGQQIHVNLVSFTSNSPEICIASLCGGIPIKPQIERLKNTTHIVVATPGRLVDLINRNAIDLKNVAYLILDEADEMVTALKTDLDSIIAEIPKGRRTLLFTATMPGTIKQLVQNYMSKHVLHIEADMETMGHQGIDHQFMVVEPIEKLEVLLHFLSSKEGERGIIFCKTKAAVNKLAKNLAINKFSSGAIHGSLTQPIRDRVMGQFRDGHIDILVATDLAARGLDVKEISYVINYHLPDTYETYVHRSGRTARAGAAGLSVTILQQEEVFEIPEFEEELGIVFTETKKPSAQSTEENNTLLWAKKIFKTKPNRTISEEFKDKISTVFHHLTKEELVDKILAHQLAQTAVAAPKAETESKPTKKKKKK
- a CDS encoding DEAD/DEAH box helicase, with protein sequence MANEIKGQQDILSKLNISALNPMQVEAIAVIEKTANTILLSPTGTGKTLAFLLPILKNLDAENPEVQALIVVPTRELAIQIEQVVRDMGSGFKVNAVYGGRAKSKDKIELKHTPAILIGTPGRILDHFDDDRFSKTSIHTLVLDEYDKSLEIGFEGEMSEIFNALPTVSKRILTSATQGVEIPRFVKLDKPKVLDYLSDTIDPKLAIKTIISPDKNKLSTLLKLLQYLGNQPGIIFCNFRDSIEMVSDFLYDKNMSHTCFSGGMEQKDRERALIKFRNGTSQILVSTDLAARGIDIPELKFIIHYELPHTSVEFTHRNGRTARVNEKGTAYVLKWQNQLLPEFIEKTEPFEVPKAATQVGELWETLFISGGRKDKISKGDIAGLFIKQGNITNEQLGAIELKQDCAFVAVPLALADQLVSKLNNSRLKKKKVRIYIL
- a CDS encoding KTSC domain-containing protein, translating into MKRITEYKKLFGVEKEIELKALKTSYRNLVKEWHPDKFQDGDALQEEAEVNSRRIIDGYHFLVSIAPETKAANLEEYTETITNSGIADFQHKGMLLEITYLDGFTYEYFGVTRQIYIKMVNSDKLNRFAKRSIYPNYLYRKSKRTLEYAE
- a CDS encoding DUF2461 domain-containing protein, whose amino-acid sequence is MNPTIPKPAFDFLLKLKKNNNREWMQEHKKEYLANEKALKEFYAAVEKDLNVTDEIAKTKIFRINRDIRFSNDKTPYNVHRSSSFSRAGANRRGGYYLRLESGNSYMAGGFFDPNPVDLLRIRKEFEMDSSEIREILAQKDFKKAFGNFNQERSLKTAPKGFSKEAENIDLIRLKSYFVNHHFTDKEVFANDFKDNLIHHYKLLRPFYNYMSDVLTTDLNGVFLLE
- a CDS encoding OmpA family protein; this encodes MTKLIFSIFMLAGGILLAQETTTSPETDNSTEYDHWSIELSGGVHKPTRVFAPGYYVNTPSFGQGALGVRYMFNEKFGVRLGLGYNNIESDDASLDFKTSYYRGSLEGVLNLTSILDFSDWTNSLGLLVHGGAGYSYMKFDSPNALTDNDDMVHIMGGITPQVKLTNSVALFADVSAIGHVRQSKSWDGTQYNPQRGVDGFMVNGSIGISIYLGGAEKHADWYSKKNNDDVSELEERVSKIETDLIDTDQDGVPDYLDREPNTMSGVAVNTKGIAVDTNKNGIPDEIESSLDKRYMKVGDNINVEGGGTLVKELLNEGYVNVYFQFNSVKPETYSLEAINYLIKYMNQNPSAKADLIGYADELGNPAYNQTLSEKRAKQVYDILVASGVSESRLTFKGGGEDTSVDKSSSPARQLVRRVTFKLQ